In one Magallana gigas chromosome 7, xbMagGiga1.1, whole genome shotgun sequence genomic region, the following are encoded:
- the LOC105338800 gene encoding gem-associated protein 6 — MEGEINGSVHPIFTRDPEDFMQYLNKQVSVLKEDGKEVTGWVYTIDPVSESFVLLSFTDDKTQLDIVMGPSVRQVSVLDENSETYKKRIEAMFRPPEVETLSEEELEKRKNALKSWLLKNRLPVQVAGNNGELLSISDALFIEPPYGVENCRSTNEIILGRIQGLIKNMPSDQEEWC; from the coding sequence ATGGAAGGAGAAATAAATGGAAGTGTCCACCCTATATTTACACGGGATCCAGAAGATTTTATGCAGTATCTAAACAAACAGGTCAGCGTTCTTAAAGAAGATGGGAAAGAAGTCACAGGATGGGTGTACACTATTGATCCAGTCTCCGAGAGCTTTGTTCTGTTGTCCTTTACAGATGACAAGACACAGTTGGACATAGTAATGGGACCAAGTGTAAGACAAGTTTCTGTTTTGGACGAGAACTCTGAAACCTACAAGAAACGCATTGAAGCCATGTTTAGACCCCCTGAAGTTGAGACACTCTCGGAGGAGGAACTCGAGAAGAGAAAGAATGCACTGAAGAGTTGGCTACTCAAAAATCGTTTACCAGTGCAAGTTGCTGGAAACAATGGAGAACTTCTGTCAATTTCAGATGCCTTGTTTATTGAGCCACCTTATGGAGTCGAAAATTGTCGTAGCACTAATGAAATCATCTTGGGTAGAATTCAGGGTCTAATTAAAAACATGCCTTCTGATCAAGAGGAATGGTGCTGA